One window of the Cryptomeria japonica chromosome 7, Sugi_1.0, whole genome shotgun sequence genome contains the following:
- the LOC131041429 gene encoding mitochondrial carnitine/acylcarnitine carrier-like protein has product MENNASKDLLSGTVGGVAQLICGHPFDTIKVKLQSQPVPPPGQRPRYAGAMDAVRQTITAEGPRGLYKGMGAPLATVAALNAVLFTARGQMEALVRTAPGIPLSVEKQVVCGAGAGVAVSMLACPTELVKCRLQAQSALATGEAAAVATAGTTTGASSTAVAASIKYNGPISVAKHVLKSEGGILGLFKGLTPTLAREVPGNAVMFGVYEALKQYLAGGRDTSGLSQGALLTSGGLAGGAFWLAVYPTDVVKSVIQVDNYHQPKYSGSIDAFKKIVASEGIKGLYKGFGPAMARSVPANAACFLAYEITRSSLG; this is encoded by the exons ATGGAAAATAATGCAAGCAAAGATCTGCTTTCTGGCACTGTTGGAGGAGTAGCACAATTGATATGTGGGCATCCCTTTGACACAATCAAGGTAAAGCTGCAGAGCCAGCCTGTACCTCCTCCAGGCCAACGGCCACGCTATGCTGGTGCCATGGATGCTGTCAGACAGACAATTACAGCAGAGGGCCCTCGAGGTCTGTACAAAGGAATGGGAGCTCCATTAGCTACAGTGGCAGCACTAAATGCAGTTCTCTTTACTGCCAGAGGGCAGATGGAAGCCTTAGTTAGAACAGCGCCCGGGATTCCCCTTTCTGTGGAAAAGCAGGTAGTTTGTGGAGCAGGGGCGGGTGTTGCCGTGTCAATGCTAGCTTGCCCAACTGAGCTAGTGAAGTGTAGATTGCAAGCTCAAAGTGCTCTTGCCACTGGAGAAGCTGCTGCAGTTGCCACTGCTGGGACAACAACAG GTGCATCCTCCACAGCAGTAGCAGCCTCCATCAAATACAATGGACCAATCAGTGTAGCCAAACATGTTTTAAAGTCTGAGGGAGGGATTCTAGGACTATTTAAGGGTCTCACCCCTACTTTGGCACGGGAAGTGCCTGGAAATGCAGTTATGTTTGGTGTCTATGAGGCACTAAAGCAGTATTTGGCTGGAGGACGGGATACTTCTGGATTGAGCCAAGGTGCTCTTCTTACTTCAGGTGGGCTTGCTGGTGGTGCTTTCTGGTTGGCTGTATATCCAACTGATGTTGTGAAGAGTGTTATCCAGGTTGATAATTACCACCAGCCAAAGTACTCTGGCTCAATTGATGCATTCAAGAAAATTGTTGCTTCTGAAGGGATTAAAGGTTTGTACAAAGGCTTTGGGCCTGCCATGGCTAGAAGCGTTCCTGCCAATGCTGCATGTTTCCTTGCTTATGAGATTACAAGGTCAAGTTTGGGATGA